The following proteins are encoded in a genomic region of Sesamum indicum cultivar Zhongzhi No. 13 linkage group LG8, S_indicum_v1.0, whole genome shotgun sequence:
- the LOC105167818 gene encoding uncharacterized protein LOC105167818, with amino-acid sequence MIVSIFIHGLKKGPFTSALTRDSLGDVKQLMALAQKYIDKEEMNAMKDSERREREYPYRQPRDVREGGSRTKNDKPKELKYQPKCHNYTPLAMSREKALMMIENADILKWPRHTRYTPSKKFSNKYCRFHRERGHNTEECFQLKDEIERLVRQGYSQDWVPPNCMISKEETRSRSRSRDQNPGPSRINMIPTNKNNAPTKGVIYTITGGSSVGDSSRTRKIWARILGSNREREFVLKVEEEEDISFDSSDKPRDSGEMNDPMIIKLDIANFIIHKVLVDSGSSADIIFKIIVDKWD; translated from the coding sequence ATGATCGTGAGCATTTTCATACACGGTCTGAAAAAGGGCCCCTTCACTTCTGCGCTCACGCGCGACTCGCTAGGTGATGTCAAGCAATTAATGGCTCTAGCTCAGAAATACATAGACAAGGAAGAAATGAACGCAATGAAAGATTCTGAGCGAAGGGAGCGCGAGTACCCATACAGACAACCGAGGGATGTCAGGGAAGGGGGAagcagaacaaaaaatgacaaaCCCAAAGAGCTGAAATACCAGCCTAAGTGCCACAACTACACTCCGTTGGCCATGTCGCGTGAGAAAGCCTTGATGATGATCGAGAATGCCGATATCTTGAAATGGCCAAGGCACACCAGGTATACCCCCTCTAAGAagttttctaacaaatattgcaGATTTCACCGCGAGAGGGGGCATAACACGGAGGAATGCTTCCAATTGAAGGATGAGATAGAAAGGTTGGTGAGACAGGGGTATTCTCAGGATTGGGTTCCCCCAAATTGTATGATCAGTAAGGAGGAGACGAGGAGCAGGTCGAGAAGCCGAGATCAAAATCCTGGTCCTTCGAGAATCAATATGATCCCgaccaacaaaaataatgcGCCAACAAAAGGGGTAATATACACGATCACTGGAGGGTCGAGTGTTGGAGATTCAAGCAGAACTCGAAAGATATGGGCCAGGATTTTGGGTTCGAACCGAGAAAGGGAATTCGTATTGAAGGTcgaggaggaagaagatatTTCTTTTGATAGCTCGGACAAGCCACGGGACAGTGGGGAAATGAATGATCCAATGATCATCAAGCTGGACATAGCAAATTTCATTATTCATAAAGTGTTGGTAGATAGCGGGAGCTCCGCAGACATCATCTTCAAAATTATAGTTGACAAATGGGATTAG